One genomic window of Verrucomicrobiia bacterium includes the following:
- a CDS encoding mandelate racemase/muconate lactonizing enzyme family protein → MRIVEIREKTVSIASAITNAYIDFSKMTCSVVALITDVVRDGKPVVGYGFNSNGRYGQGALMRERFFPRLMAANPRALVDETGENLDPFRIWTTLMTNEKPGGHGERSVAVGTIDMAVWDAVAKIDGKPLYRLLADRYRGGQADDKVWVYAAGGYYYPGKDMTALKNEMKRYRDLGYQVVKMKIGAVPLDDDLRRIEAVLTVVGDGQSLAVDANGRFDLETAIAYGKALKPYGLFWYEEAGDPLDYALQAELSKHYDLPMATGENLFSHQDARNLIRYGGMRPDRDWLQFDCALSYGLVEYLRTLEMLQQNGWSTRRVVPHGGHQMSLNIAAGLHLGGNESYPGVFQPFGGFADGIAIQNGFVGLPNVPGVGFETKAELFTLMKSLSD, encoded by the coding sequence ATGCGCATTGTGGAAATCCGCGAAAAGACAGTTTCCATCGCCTCGGCCATCACCAATGCGTACATCGATTTTTCAAAGATGACCTGCTCGGTAGTCGCGTTGATTACGGATGTGGTGCGCGACGGAAAGCCGGTGGTTGGCTATGGTTTCAATTCCAACGGTCGCTATGGCCAGGGAGCATTGATGCGCGAACGCTTTTTTCCGCGACTGATGGCCGCCAATCCCAGGGCGTTGGTGGATGAGACCGGGGAGAACCTGGATCCTTTCCGCATCTGGACCACATTGATGACCAACGAAAAGCCCGGGGGGCACGGGGAACGTTCCGTCGCAGTGGGCACCATCGACATGGCGGTGTGGGATGCTGTCGCCAAGATCGACGGGAAGCCGCTGTACCGACTGCTGGCGGACCGCTATCGCGGGGGACAGGCAGATGACAAGGTCTGGGTCTATGCTGCTGGCGGTTATTATTATCCCGGTAAAGATATGACCGCTCTGAAGAACGAGATGAAACGCTATCGCGATCTCGGCTATCAGGTAGTGAAAATGAAAATCGGCGCGGTTCCACTCGACGACGACCTCCGCCGCATCGAGGCTGTGCTGACGGTGGTAGGCGACGGTCAATCACTTGCGGTCGATGCGAACGGTCGTTTCGATCTGGAGACTGCCATCGCTTACGGTAAGGCGCTGAAGCCGTACGGACTGTTTTGGTATGAAGAAGCGGGGGACCCTCTGGACTATGCCCTGCAAGCGGAGCTTTCCAAGCATTACGATCTGCCGATGGCGACGGGTGAGAATCTCTTTTCTCACCAGGATGCGCGCAACTTGATCCGTTACGGCGGCATGCGTCCGGATCGCGATTGGCTGCAATTTGATTGCGCGCTGTCCTACGGCCTCGTCGAATATCTGCGCACGTTGGAAATGCTGCAACAGAATGGCTGGTCAACGCGCCGGGTCGTGCCGCACGGCGGCCATCAAATGTCACTCAACATCGCTGCCGGGTTGCATCTCGGTGGCAACGAATCCTATCCGGGCGTCTTCCAGCCGTTCGGTGGTTTCGCGGACGGCATTGCGATTCAGAATGGATTTGTCGGTTTGCCAAATGTCCCCGGTGTGGGTTTTGAAACCAAGGCCGAACTGTTTACGTTGATGAAATCGTTGAGTGACTAA
- a CDS encoding HAD family hydrolase, whose translation MSTQNKVVFLFDVDNTLLDNDRVTADLRRYLETKVGDEGAHSYWGIFERLRADLGYADYLGALQRYRSENPHDPGLLMVSHFLIDYPFANRVFPHALDVIEHAKRWGPAVILSDGDVVFQPRKVERSGLFEAVDGNVLIYVHKEQELDDVARRFPADHYVMVDDKLRILAAIKKLWGERVTTVFVRQGHYAVDPKILAAHPPADVTCNQIADLLDDVKFWARFVHPTEKDNP comes from the coding sequence ATGAGTACCCAGAATAAAGTTGTCTTCCTGTTCGACGTCGATAACACGTTGCTCGACAACGATCGCGTTACCGCCGATCTGCGGCGCTATCTGGAAACAAAGGTCGGTGACGAAGGGGCGCATAGTTATTGGGGCATCTTTGAACGGTTGCGAGCCGATCTGGGTTACGCGGATTATCTCGGCGCCCTGCAGCGTTACCGGAGCGAGAACCCGCATGATCCGGGCCTCCTTATGGTTTCCCATTTCCTGATCGACTATCCGTTCGCCAATCGGGTGTTCCCCCACGCCCTCGACGTCATCGAGCACGCCAAGCGATGGGGCCCGGCCGTGATCCTGTCCGACGGTGATGTGGTTTTCCAGCCGCGCAAGGTGGAGCGATCCGGGCTGTTCGAGGCGGTGGACGGCAACGTATTAATCTACGTGCACAAAGAGCAAGAACTCGACGACGTGGCGCGTCGGTTTCCCGCCGATCATTACGTGATGGTTGATGACAAGTTGCGTATTCTGGCAGCCATCAAGAAACTGTGGGGCGAGCGTGTCACCACTGTTTTCGTGCGCCAGGGACATTACGCGGTCGATCCAAAGATTCTGGCAGCTCATCCACCTGCCGACGTCACCTGCAACCAGATCGCCGACCTCCTCGACGACGTGAAATTTTGGGCGCGATTCGTTCACCCCACTGAGAAGGATAACCCATGA
- a CDS encoding EamA family transporter: MKGTHMSWQAWALLSAVFAALTAILAKVGVHDINSDFATFVRTIVVLLALAAILGVTGKYQRLDSVPLRSYLFLALSGLATGASWVCYFRALKLGNASLVAPIDKLSVVLVAVLGVMFLGEKLLLRNWAGIILIAIGAVLVGLRP; the protein is encoded by the coding sequence ATGAAAGGAACTCACATGTCATGGCAGGCTTGGGCGCTTTTATCGGCGGTATTTGCCGCGTTGACCGCAATCCTCGCGAAAGTGGGGGTTCACGACATCAACTCCGACTTCGCGACTTTTGTGAGAACAATTGTTGTCCTGCTGGCGTTGGCAGCCATTCTTGGTGTGACGGGTAAATATCAACGGTTGGATTCTGTTCCCCTGCGAAGTTACCTGTTTCTGGCCCTCTCAGGGCTGGCGACCGGCGCGTCCTGGGTGTGCTACTTCCGCGCGTTGAAGCTGGGCAATGCGTCCCTCGTGGCGCCCATCGACAAACTCAGCGTGGTTTTGGTGGCGGTGCTTGGCGTGATGTTCCTGGGTGAAAAGCTGCTGCTTCGCAATTGGGCCGGCATCATTCTGATCGCCATTGGTGCCGTGCTCGTGGGACTCAGACCCTGA
- the dctA gene encoding C4-dicarboxylate transporter DctA, with amino-acid sequence MDKPRSKAATLFGHLYFQVILGVLLGVIIGRVNPVLGESLKPLADGFINLVKMVLAPIIFGTIVVGIAKMGNLKEVGRVGVKALIYFEIVSTLALVIGLVVVNVLKPGAGMNVDPGTLDTKTLAPYTSTAKSTDAVSFFLDIIPTSIVDAFVKGNMLQVLLFSVLFGLALAQLPDRGKLIVDVIDSVLHGLFGIVRFIMRLAPLAALGAMAFTIGKYGLNTLISFGKLIGCVYLASLAFVVIVLGAIARMNRISLWKFLKFIKDEILIVFATVSTEAVLPQMMFKLEQLGCAKPVVGMVLPAGYTFNADGTAIYLTMGAIFVAQATNTPLTLWEQLVVLGVLLFMSKGSAGVAGAGFVTLTATLASMDKIPVAGMVLLLGVDRFINEARAVTNLIGNGVATITIAKWEKAFDAQQATAVLNGAGEKS; translated from the coding sequence ATGGACAAACCACGCAGCAAGGCAGCAACCTTATTCGGTCATCTGTATTTTCAGGTAATTCTCGGGGTTTTGCTCGGCGTCATCATTGGCAGAGTAAACCCTGTCCTGGGAGAGTCGCTCAAACCGCTCGCAGACGGGTTCATCAACCTTGTCAAAATGGTGCTGGCTCCGATCATTTTCGGAACAATTGTCGTCGGCATTGCGAAGATGGGGAACCTGAAGGAAGTGGGGCGGGTTGGCGTCAAAGCGCTCATCTACTTCGAAATTGTTTCCACGCTGGCACTCGTCATCGGGTTGGTCGTGGTAAACGTCCTGAAACCGGGAGCCGGAATGAACGTCGATCCCGGTACCTTGGATACAAAAACGCTCGCTCCGTACACTTCCACAGCCAAATCGACAGATGCCGTCAGCTTCTTCCTGGACATCATTCCCACCAGCATCGTGGATGCGTTCGTTAAGGGAAATATGCTCCAGGTCCTGTTGTTTTCGGTGCTGTTCGGCCTGGCGTTGGCGCAACTTCCTGACCGTGGGAAATTGATAGTCGACGTGATCGATTCGGTCCTGCATGGCTTGTTCGGCATCGTGCGTTTTATCATGCGGCTGGCGCCGCTGGCCGCGCTTGGCGCCATGGCTTTCACCATCGGAAAATACGGACTCAACACCCTGATCTCATTCGGCAAGCTGATTGGTTGCGTCTATCTTGCCAGTCTCGCCTTTGTCGTAATTGTCCTCGGCGCCATTGCCCGGATGAACCGCATCTCCCTCTGGAAGTTCCTCAAATTCATCAAAGACGAAATCCTTATTGTTTTCGCCACTGTTTCGACCGAAGCCGTGCTGCCGCAAATGATGTTCAAGCTGGAGCAACTGGGTTGCGCCAAGCCCGTTGTCGGTATGGTGCTGCCAGCCGGCTACACCTTCAACGCGGACGGTACCGCGATCTACTTGACGATGGGGGCGATTTTCGTCGCCCAGGCCACCAACACGCCGTTGACGCTTTGGGAGCAGCTAGTTGTCCTGGGGGTTTTGCTATTCATGTCCAAGGGATCTGCGGGAGTCGCCGGCGCCGGGTTCGTGACCCTCACCGCGACGCTGGCCTCCATGGACAAGATCCCCGTTGCCGGTATGGTATTGTTGCTTGGAGTCGATCGCTTCATCAACGAGGCGCGGGCGGTGACCAACCTTATCGGCAACGGCGTCGCCACCATCACGATCGCCAAATGGGAAAAAGCCTTTGACGCACAACAAGCCACGGCAGTACTGAACGGCGCCGGAGAAAAGTCATGA
- a CDS encoding YajD family HNH nuclease — protein sequence MKPKGPLPDPEKQEQILAGLRRDAEIRAKSYRERALRMFPHVCGSCGREFSGKKLRELTVHHKDHNHNNNPPDGSNWELLCIYCHDHEHEKYKLKGYVDGSASEIALEKPPIANPFDKLDNLLRAKTKGPDLKPE from the coding sequence ATGAAACCAAAAGGGCCTTTACCGGATCCGGAAAAGCAAGAGCAAATCCTTGCCGGGCTTCGACGGGACGCGGAAATCCGGGCGAAGAGCTATCGGGAGCGGGCGTTGCGGATGTTCCCGCATGTCTGCGGGAGTTGCGGGCGCGAATTCTCGGGTAAAAAACTTCGCGAACTCACCGTTCATCACAAGGACCACAACCACAACAACAATCCACCCGACGGTAGTAATTGGGAACTGCTGTGCATCTACTGCCATGATCACGAGCACGAGAAGTACAAACTGAAGGGCTACGTGGACGGGTCGGCATCCGAAATCGCGCTCGAAAAACCACCCATCGCCAACCCGTTTGATAAGCTGGACAATTTACTGCGGGCCAAGACCAAGGGGCCGGACCTCAAGCCTGAATAA